The Gimesia sp. DNA window CGGTCTGGGCAGATGGCAAACTGTATGTAATGGAAGTCAACGGAAACATCTTTATCCTCAAACCGAGCCGCGAAAAATGTGAAGAACTGTCTCACGTTCAACTGCTGGCTCGCGTCGATAAAGGGATGGATGAAATTTACGCCTCTCCCGCGATTGCCGATGGTCGAATCTATTTCGTTACGCGTGACCGTACTATCTGTATCGGCGACGAATCGCTGAAACCGAGCAGCGATCCGGTGCCTCCTCTCAAAGATGAAAAACCGGTTCAGGATAAGATTGCCACCATTCAACTGGTGCCTTATGAAATTGCAGTTCCCCAGGGAGATAAGATCGATTATCAAATCCTGGCTTACGATGCCAACGGCCGCTTCATCAAAGAAGTAGAAGGGAAACTGACTCCCGGTCCCGGCATGGAACAGGCGAAAGTGGATGGCATGTCGGTCACCACTCCGAGTGACCTGAAATCTCCCGCGGCAGGAACCATCTCTGTTCAAGTTGGTGATGCTACTGCCGAAGCCCGTCTGCGTGTCTTCCCGCCTCTGCCCTGGAAGTATGACTTCGAAGGTATGAAAGGGAAACAGGTACCTGGCAGCTGGGTGAATGCGTTCCTCAAACTGCAGCCAAACGAACTGGATGGCACCACGGCAATGAAAGCCAGCCCGGGTAAAGGTCGCCCCAGTGCCAGCGTCTGGCTTGGCCCCTCTGACATGAGCAAGCTGGCACCGAACGGTTACACCGTTCAGGCAGACGTGTTCATGAAGGAACAGAAACGTAAGCTGGCCAGTGTCGGCGTCACCGTGAATCGCTATGACCTGATCCTGAAAGGTAACTCGAGCAAGCTCGCAATCCAGAGTTGGGCTCCGCACCAGCGGATGGCCAAGGAAATCCGTTTCCGTTCTGATCCGGATGTCTGGTACACCATGAAGCTCAAAGTTGAGGTCAAAGATGGACAGGCAACGGTAAAAGGCAAAGTCTGGCCTCGTGAAAAACCGGAACCCGAAGAGTGGACCATCGAAACTGTCGATCCGCATGCGAATGAGAAGGGAAGCCCAGGGCTTTACCTCTACCGTCTCGCCGATGTTTACTTTGATAACGTCATTGTCTCTGAGGATAAATAATGAAAAAGATTCTATTACGATTTGCCCTGTTGAACTCATTTGCATGCTGTGCACTGCTGGCTTCCACAGGTTGTGAATCCCGCGATGCTGAGAAGCCGGAAGCGATGCCGGAAACAACGACGGACCTGGGTGGTTCTGCTCCGATTGAAGAAGCAGGTTCAACCACCGGTGGTGCCGGAGTAAATGTTCCGGAAGAAAAACCGGAGATGAAAAAAGAAGAACAGGCTCTGGATTCTGATGGGAACCCCGTAAAGCCTGAGGTAGAAGCCAAGCCGAAAGCCGAGGAAAAACCCAAAGCCGATCCTAAGCCGGAAAAGAAAGCTGAAGAAACCTCGCAGACCAAGCCTGAAGAAAAAACAGAACTGGTCAGCAAAGAGGCAAAATCGGATGCGAAAGTCGCAGGTGACTGGCCGATGTGGGGGGGAGACCCTACCCGGAACATGGTCAATAAGACCACCGGCATCTCCCTGAACTTTAAACCCGGCGAAGGGGATGATAAAGGCGAAAACATCATCTGGGTCTCCAAGCTGGGTTCACAGACTTACGGTAACCCGGTTGTGGCCAATGGACAGGTTTACGTCGGCACCAATAACGGTGGTAAGTATCGTCCTCAGCACAAAGACGACCTCGGTGTCGTACTCTGCTTCGATGAAAAAACCGGTGACTTCAAATGGCAGCTCTCGCGAGAAAAACTGCCCCAGGGTCGTGTGAACGACTGGCCGGAACAGGGGATCTGTTCGACTCCCTGTATCGAAGGAGACCGTGTCTGGGTCGTTACCAATCGTTGTGAACTGATGTGCCTGGATGCGAATGGCTTCTACGACAACGAAAATGATGGCCCTTACAAGGATGAAAAGGACACCGACAAAACAGACGCCGACATTATCTGGAACCTGGATATGATCGAAGACCTGGGTGTCTTCCCGCATAACCTGGCAACCAGTTCGCCGGTCGTCCATGGCGACTATGTCTTCCTGCTGACATCCAACGGCGTTGATGAAGCACACTTGGAAGTCCCTGCTCCACGGGCTCCCTGTTTTCTAGCAATCAACAAAAACACCGGTGAGGTCATCTGGGAAGACAACACCCCATTCGATCAGATTCTACACGGTCAATGGTCATCACCCGCCATCGGTGTGGTGAATGGTCAGACCCAGGTTTACTTCCCCGGTGGGGACGGCTGGCTGTACGCCTTCACTCCCGAAGGAGACGGCGATGGTAATGCCAAGCTGATCTGGAAATTCGACCTGAATCCCAAAGACTCCAAATGGGAACTGGGTGGTCGCGGTACCCGTAATGCGATCATCAGCACCCCGGTCTTCAAAGACAACAGCGTTGTGCTGGGTGTCGGACAGGACCCGGAGCACGGTGAAGGAGTCGGTCATATCTACCGCATCGATGCCACCAAGAAAGGCGATATCAGCCCACAGATCTCTGATGGTAAAGAGGGCTGGAAAGAAAACCCGAACTCGGGCCAGATCTGGCACTACGGTGGTGAAGACACCGATGGTAAGCTGACCGGCAAGAAAGGTGAGCTGCTTTACCGTCGAACAATGTCAACTGTCGGGATCGAAGACGGACTGGTTTATGCACCAGACCTGAGTGGTTTCGTACACTGCCTCGATTTCGCAACCGGTAAACGCTACTGGGAATACGACATGTTTGCCGCCTGCTGGGGATCCCCCATGGTGGTTGACGGGAAAGTATTCATTGGAAACGAAGATGGAATGCTGATCATTCTCAAAGCCGGCAAAGAAAAGAAACTGCTGGAAGAGAAGACCTTCAATTCCTCAATCTACAGTACACCCACGATCGCCAACGGACATATGTTCGTTTCTGACCGTTCCCGGCTGTACAAGATCAAAGTGACTGAATAGTAAACAGTTACGACGATCAATTAAATTCTGAAAGCAGAAGTCTTCCCGCGAAGGCTTCTGCTTTTTTCTTGCGCCTCTGAATTTCGGTTTTGACATAAATTCACTTTTTTGATACACCCCACTCACCATTCCCACACCGCCCCTGCGACAGGCAGGGGGGACTCACCAAATCTGTGCAATCTCACCAGCTGGAAACGACGTCTGTCTAACCGGCGAAACGGGTATCAAATCATTCATGTCACCAGCTATTATTGTCGTCCCCTGTTATAACGAAGAGAAACGGTTAGAGATCCTCCAGTTCCGTAAGCACGTCGCGCGGCACCCGGAGCACTCTTTTCTGTTCGTTAACGATGGCAGTTCCGATCGCACTGCGCTGGTCCTGGATGACTTGCATGCTGCTGATCCCGACCACTTTAAAGTTTTACATCTCTCCCACAATCAGGGAAAGGCCGAGGCGGTCCGTCAGGGAATGCAGCAGGCATTGCAATCCGGTGTGGAATACGCAGGTTTCTGGGACGCAGATCTGGCTACACCCCTGGAATCGATTCCGGATTTTGTCGCACAGCTGGAACAGATGCCTGAACGATCCATGGTTCTGGGTGCCCGCGTCAAACTGCTGGGACGTCAGATCGAAAGAAAACAGCTGAGGCATTACCTGGGCCGCATCTTTGCAACATCGGCGTCTACAGTATTATGGCTTCCCATCTACGATACACAGTGTGGCGCAAAGCTGTTTCGCGTCACGCGGGAAAACCAGAGTCTGTTTGCCACAAGGTTTCTCACCAACTGGATCTTCGATGTAGAGCTGCTAGCACGGTCGCGGCAACTGGAGCGATTCTTTGGATGCCCCAAGCTGGAAGATACCGTCTATGAACTGCCCCTGACCAGCTGGCGGGACGTGGCAGGCTCTAAAGTGAAGCCTCACGATTTTTTCAAGGCGTTTTTCGAGCTCTGCACCATTTACTGGCGTTATTTGCGTCCTTCTCTGAAATCGCCATTCACTCAGTTGCCGACTCAGATTGAAACGCAGTCGAAGCGCAAAGCAGCATAAGCCGCTCAAGTCAGAGATCAGTCACCGTGAGTATTAAACCACTTTTTACAGTAACTGCACTTCACATCCCCATGAGGTGAAACGTCCGACTCTTCCCCAATCGGCGCATTGCAGTGCGGGCAGGCATAGCTGCTGCGTTTCTTGGTAGGGGATGGTTTCCGGGTTGCCCTGACCCCCGTCAGACGGCTGCCCCTGGCGGTAAGTGACCTGTAAGCAGTAAAGCCACCTACCATCACAAAGGGAATCGCTATCAACGAACCAATAATGCGAAAAAACAGAGGCGGTGAATGGAATCCCCCGAAGGGCTGAGACCACAGAAAAGAAATCAGAGTCAAACCAATTCCGCCAAAGACACAGCCAATCACGACCCCGACCAGACGGGCTCCCGGTGAAATATTCTGCTGGCGCTCTTCCTGCTCGCTCATGATTCTCCCTGAATTGTTGCCTCAACTGGCGGTAACCGGGGTTGAGACTATTCCGCCTCGACTTCCTGTGATATGACTTCCCGATACGCGATATCCTGCAGCAGGGCATAACGGACGATATTCAAGGCGAGGTTCACTGCATCCTGTGGCACATAACCGGCACAGGCGACCGACGCCTGCTGCTCCAGGGCACAGCTGATATCGTACTTACTATATATGACAGCCAGGTGCCCATCAATTTCAATTCCTTCGAGCAGTGGTTCAACGACCAGAGTTTCCGCTTTCAGCGGCTGGTTTACATCGTTGACTTCCATCTGGCGACGACGCACGCGGCGCACATCATATCCGGTCTGCTCCGAAAACAGGGGATGATCGACGGGAATGCGTTTTAACTGTTTCGTTGGAAACATTTCCTGCATCAGTTGACGAAAGCTTTTATCGAAAGGCTGGGCGCCACAACAGGCATCAGCAAACAGTACCGCCCCATTATCCAGGGCCTGTTTCAGGTTTGACTGCTCCGTTTTAGAGAGGCTGAACTGGCTTCTGCCATGCATGTAAAGCAGCGGGTACTGCATCAGATTA harbors:
- a CDS encoding dolichyl-phosphate beta-glucosyltransferase, which gives rise to MSPAIIVVPCYNEEKRLEILQFRKHVARHPEHSFLFVNDGSSDRTALVLDDLHAADPDHFKVLHLSHNQGKAEAVRQGMQQALQSGVEYAGFWDADLATPLESIPDFVAQLEQMPERSMVLGARVKLLGRQIERKQLRHYLGRIFATSASTVLWLPIYDTQCGAKLFRVTRENQSLFATRFLTNWIFDVELLARSRQLERFFGCPKLEDTVYELPLTSWRDVAGSKVKPHDFFKAFFELCTIYWRYLRPSLKSPFTQLPTQIETQSKRKAA
- a CDS encoding PQQ-binding-like beta-propeller repeat protein; this encodes MKKILLRFALLNSFACCALLASTGCESRDAEKPEAMPETTTDLGGSAPIEEAGSTTGGAGVNVPEEKPEMKKEEQALDSDGNPVKPEVEAKPKAEEKPKADPKPEKKAEETSQTKPEEKTELVSKEAKSDAKVAGDWPMWGGDPTRNMVNKTTGISLNFKPGEGDDKGENIIWVSKLGSQTYGNPVVANGQVYVGTNNGGKYRPQHKDDLGVVLCFDEKTGDFKWQLSREKLPQGRVNDWPEQGICSTPCIEGDRVWVVTNRCELMCLDANGFYDNENDGPYKDEKDTDKTDADIIWNLDMIEDLGVFPHNLATSSPVVHGDYVFLLTSNGVDEAHLEVPAPRAPCFLAINKNTGEVIWEDNTPFDQILHGQWSSPAIGVVNGQTQVYFPGGDGWLYAFTPEGDGDGNAKLIWKFDLNPKDSKWELGGRGTRNAIISTPVFKDNSVVLGVGQDPEHGEGVGHIYRIDATKKGDISPQISDGKEGWKENPNSGQIWHYGGEDTDGKLTGKKGELLYRRTMSTVGIEDGLVYAPDLSGFVHCLDFATGKRYWEYDMFAACWGSPMVVDGKVFIGNEDGMLIILKAGKEKKLLEEKTFNSSIYSTPTIANGHMFVSDRSRLYKIKVTE
- a CDS encoding PQQ-binding-like beta-propeller repeat protein; this translates as MRRINMVLVSSIMLLFTTSLASAGDWAHWRGPEHNGISRETNLVDEWSLDGKNVLWKSDIGGRSAPIVLNGRVYLNCRTHHDVTDPKDKINAQEQVVCWDAKTGKVIWKDVFNVFQTDIPSPRVGWASMVGDPETGNVYVHSVSGLFRCYSSDGKVLWETSLSEDYGKISGYGGRTQTPIIDENRVIVSFLQLNWGKTAAPPPKQTYYAFDKKSGKLLWTAAPGGAPFDTNYSAPIVTVIDGVRQLIAGNADGGCYGMNARTGEKLWGFSMSKRGLNCSPVADGNLVYITHGEDNIDNVEFGRVQCIDASKRGDITETGSVWRVDGIKAGYASVLVKDGILYVVADTGQMYAFDSKNGKQLWTHNLGTVGKGSPVWADGKLYVMEVNGNIFILKPSREKCEELSHVQLLARVDKGMDEIYASPAIADGRIYFVTRDRTICIGDESLKPSSDPVPPLKDEKPVQDKIATIQLVPYEIAVPQGDKIDYQILAYDANGRFIKEVEGKLTPGPGMEQAKVDGMSVTTPSDLKSPAAGTISVQVGDATAEARLRVFPPLPWKYDFEGMKGKQVPGSWVNAFLKLQPNELDGTTAMKASPGKGRPSASVWLGPSDMSKLAPNGYTVQADVFMKEQKRKLASVGVTVNRYDLILKGNSSKLAIQSWAPHQRMAKEIRFRSDPDVWYTMKLKVEVKDGQATVKGKVWPREKPEPEEWTIETVDPHANEKGSPGLYLYRLADVYFDNVIVSEDK